From Carassius gibelio isolate Cgi1373 ecotype wild population from Czech Republic chromosome B21, carGib1.2-hapl.c, whole genome shotgun sequence, the proteins below share one genomic window:
- the LOC127985955 gene encoding uncharacterized protein LOC127985955: MVNIKGDTCAIVRHNDFYVVVDCNVRNACGLGSDIGTAVVVFNTNWQDLFLHIDNLMTSLNAENFSICGINVNLSSSEMPQVVYNDTVGENRECTANETEEMSASTLNQREGVSIRGSFHQGDHKFKWPGKQCAAISLAAIAMHSVLSVFSWESKDLDNVVNTGDSLYSSLRQRGLISDPTKKKLLCIQDLPKEYVFGTNAFKFEYADFVSGHVDVVDGDFIRSGACVTLADGLQTMFEKYDTCFFTLNGSTIAIIKENSRFAVVDSHARSSAGMVDGNGFSVVVYYNSLSCVLKHIENLSAFTRRNLKIFELSGVCVVLKSQENSASHTENINDESEKTTRRGKKRMHDCINVNVEEEKEIVVTKKPKQLLKESTKVLETISKIDANSDDVICLGNETNSIFNFNPLCTEVKQKLSSKLNIEFNSENLVFPRNNRKIGHPCKTVSILGDGNCFFRAVAQVICGTQKSHRAVRLAIVKHMELHSVQYKNLLRCQYVSMEDYLSKSKMRFVGSWATELEIQAMANYLGVDIYTYHNEKWLQYSCMHERMCNQGIYLQHCNENHYEVVICVKQPNSQMCYMLCQNEECDVGKHICTRQRVKIQSEISVNHEEQNPVTGDIKNDASANKRKYLKRYFSLKRVKNKIKDQTKQPVLEKYHCNAEFQNHVKNLNRKRYHSNPFIYRVIKTGK, translated from the coding sequence ATGGTCAACATAAAAGGAGACACGTGTGCTATTGTGAGACATAATGATTTCTATGTTGTTGTTGACTGTAATGTGCGAAATGCATGTGGTTTGGGATCAGACATTGGAACTGCAGTTGTTGTTTTCAACACAAATTGGCAAGACCTATTTTTGCACATTGATAATTTAATGACAAGTCTGAATGCAGAAAACTTTAGTATATGTGGCATCAATGTCAACTTATCATCATCAGAAATGCCACAAGTTGTTTACAATGATACTGTTGGAGAAAACAGAGAATGTACAGCAAATGAGACAGAAGAAATGTCAGCATCTACATTAAATCAAAGAGAAGGTGTTAGCATCCGTGGATCATTTCATCAGGGTGACCATAAGTTCAAGTGGCCAGGGAAACAGTGTGCAGCGATTAGTTTGGCTGCTATAGCGATGCACAGTGTGCTTAGTGTGTTCTCATGGGAAAGTAAAGATCTAGATAATGTTGTAAATACTGGCGATAGCTTGTATTCTAGTTTGCGTCAAAGGGGTTTAATCAGTGATCCAACAAAGAAAAAGTTGCTGTGTATACAAGATCTTCCTAAGGAATATGTGTTTGGTACAAATGCATTcaaatttgaatatgctgattttgtttcTGGACATGTAGATGTGGTTGATGGAGATTTTATTAGATCTGGTGCATGTGTGACATTAGCTGATGGTTTGCAAACAATGTTTGAAAAATATGACACATGCTTTTTTACCTTAAATGGCAGTACTATTGccattattaaagaaaatagtaggTTTGCTGTGGTTGATTCTCATGCACGTAGCAGTGCTGGGATGGTTGATGGTAATGGATTTAGTGTGGTTGTATATTACAATTCACTTAGTTGTGTTTTGAAGCACATAGAAAATTTGTCTGCATTTACTCGAAGAAACCTGAAGATTTTTGAATTAAGTGGGGTCTGTGTAGTACTTAAAAGCCAAGAAAACTCTGCTAGTCACACAGAAAACATAAATGATGAAAGTGAAAAAACGACCCGCAGgggtaaaaaaagaatgcatgattgtataaatgtgaatgtggaagaagagaaagaaattgTGGTTACTAAGAAGCCAAAACAATTATTAAAGGAGAGCACTAAAGTACTTGAAACAATTTCCAAAATTGATGCAAATTCAGATGATGTAATTTGTTTGGGCAATGAGACAAATAGTATTTTTAATTTCAATCCACTGTGTACTGAAGTAAAGCAAAAACTAAGTAGTAAACTTAATATAGAGTTTAATAGTGAAAATTTAGTTTTTCCAAGAAACAACAGAAAAATTGGCCATCCTTGTAAAACAGTTAGTATTTTAGGGGATGGAAACTGTTTTTTTAGGGCAGTTGCACAAGTAATATGTGGTACGCAAAAATCTCATCGGGCAGTCAGACTTGCAATTGTGAAACATATGGAATtgcacagtgtgcaatataagAATCTTTTAAGATGTCAGTATGTATCTATGGAAGATTATTTATCTAAATCCAAAATGAGGTTTGTAGGATCATGGGCCACAGAATTGGAGATTCAAGCGATGGCTAATTATTTGGGAGTGGATATTTATACATATCATAATGAAAAATGGTTACAGTACAGTTGTATGCATGAAAGAATGTGCAATCAAGGTATATATCTACAGCACTGTAATGAGAATCATTATGAAGTTGTTATATGTGTGAAACAACCTAATAGCCAGATGTGTTATATGTTGTGTCAGAATGAAGAATGCGATGTTGGAAAACACATTTGTACGAGACAGCGAGTAAAAATTCAAAGTGAAATTTCTGTGAATCATGAGGAACAAAATCCTGTTACTGGAGATATAAAGAATGATGCATCTGCTAATAAGAGGAAATACTTGAAAaggtatttttcattaaaaagagTAAAGAACAAAATTAAAGACCAAACTAAGCAACCTGTTTTGGAGAAGTATCATTGCAATGCAGAGTTTCAGAATCATGTGAAAAATCTCAATAGGAAAAGATATCACAGCAATCCTTTTATATATAGAGTCATTAAAACAGGCAAGTAA
- the LOC127985556 gene encoding uncharacterized protein LOC127985556 — protein sequence MRNETFSRVKYHADEDFKNRVKKFSRVKYHANEDFKNRVKTFSKVKYHANEDFKNRVMTFSKVKYHGNDQHRNTVKQRSNLKYRNSATHKENVKRINKMKREQLKQNQQVCDFVRKNFVDKVSSGPEFVCCVCHRLLFKQQVLCCKTENYNTNSAVALMAKKCITKHFLHKCAENCVIPCELAGSCKGKLWICFTCHSKVKKGEMPAESAVNNLELKPIPEELCCLNNLEQHLIALHIPFMKMLALPKGGQNGVHGPISCVAANIKQTTNVLPRTENEGSLICVKLKRKLTYKGHYKYQYVDTTNIKEALCCLKKINKYYSDIVFNDNWLNEFIRQDDDDNTNNMEETELENINVDEELHDRQQHCVFMDTCLQPVDIGQEVLDQYFDGILSLAPAEGNNPVKMLADETNEAKCFPVLFPNGTSTYCDKRGQKITLSRYFNNRILHADGRFAQNIEYIFYAQYLSEIQQVLSNVSIALRKGHGCSKSIPSEMFKDTESLRQVLNFDEGYRFLKPIRGTPAFWQGVQKDLFAMVRQLGIPTWFCSFSSADMRWTNLMSSILKHEGRKKSLEQLEWDEKCELLRRNPVTAARMFDFRWHCFLKEVLMSPVQPIGEFVDYFYRVEFQQRGSPHVHCLFWIKNAPQIDKNSDEEVVKFIDKYVTCEVPCEDEELQSVVTSMECHSKRHSKTCKKKNTVCRFNFPKPPSMKTFICRRKLEDEKNLPNKGDSQSESISTNVNDNTQVEYARNIMTAVKKAVSEEQFSSLETLFHSVGINQELFEMAYKCINNSTHIVLKRQLHEVWVNQYNKFSLKCWNANMDIQYVTDAYACIVYIISYISKSEREMGLLLANAQRESATQGNLDARQALRKLGSVYLHNREVSAQEAVYRLTNMHLKECSRHVQFIPTGEDTVRMSLPLSVIQNKLQSQNLESEEMWMTSFVDRYKHRPNQSIFEDMCLATFASEYRVVYKGQSCANKIRLEKNFGFIVKRTRTQPAVVRFARFSITKNPEKFYLSVLQLFLPYRIDNQLKPDQYCNYEQFYKEGNVRFSDGSVHLVKNIVDTNRALFEKDADVLDNAQTAVDNEGILEDAWCSLCPEQQLERMECIQLRRDTDQQGEEYESCIPDLVNDDGPVSQIEKKDYSLSRSDGLSLIRSLNKTQISVFYKIRQWCLSKTRGENPKPFHVFITGGAGTGKSHLIKAIQYEATRLLSQITLYPDDVSVVLTAPTGIAAFQLMASTIHHTFSIGTDVKLPYTPLGEEKFNSLRAKFHGLQILIIDEISMVDHKLLSYIHGRLRQIKQTGDFSPFGNVCVIAVGDFFQLPPVKGKPLYTEVPGLGLWSNCFTVVELTQVVRQKDSKFAELLNRLRKRSKKSPLSNEDLEMLRKCDTGEDDFTPLHIFATNDEVHEHNLKQLINICSEVETIEAEDFARSKKTGKVELIAGHHIKVYNTCLPANLLLGIHARVMLIKNIDVNDGLVNGVCGTVTHIVRTNKNKLPETVYIHFDDSHVGFKRRKKCLAEPAKSFNSTPIHVEEENACRNGGIRRQFPLKLARACTVHKVQGLTVDCAVVSLKKVFAAGQAYVALSRVRNLSGLTIKDFNEKSIYCNEKIFEAVQEMPCFDIHNELYLTAQHSSFSLFMLNVQSLSCLKQDLNVCVQQLRPSCIALTETWLPESYPENVQLENYTFVGLSRCAAYTSNCPPFKDLKAQQHGGVGLYIAYGVANTTVTFPNLNLECLLTHFTEKDILVGVIYRPSTYPLSVFKQNIDKLINLVSTICNKVVLVGDFNNDALKSQSLCTFMANKGYIQHVKEPTTEKGTLIDHVYVKNIDIFSINTSVVPVYFSTHEGVFCSFEDT from the exons ATGAGA AATGAAACATTCAGTAGGGTGAAATACCATGCCGATGAAGACTTTAAAAACAGAGTGAAGAAATTTAGTAGGGTGAAATACCATGCCAATGAAGACTTTAAAAACAGAGTGAAAACATTCAGTAAGGTGAAATACCATGCCAATGAAGACTTTAAAAACAGAGTGATGACATTCAGTAAGGTGAAATACCATGGCAATGACCAGCATAGAAACACTGTCAAGCAGCGCAGTAACTTAAAATATCGTAATAGTGCAACacataaagaaaatgtaaaaagaattaACAAGATGAAAAGagaacaattaaaacaaaatcaacaGGTTTGTGATTTTGTCAGAAAGAATTTTGTAGATAAAGTTAGTTCTGGGCCAgaatttgtttgttgtgtttgccACCGGCTGTTATTTAAACAGCAAGTATTATGCTGTAAAACAGAAAATTATAACACAAATTCAGCAGTGGCACTGAtggcaaaaaaatgtattacaaaacattttttgcataAGTGTGCTGAAAATTGTGTTATTCCCTGTGAACTGGCAGGTTCATGTAAAGGCAAGCTTTGGATTTGCTTCACTTGTCATTCTAAAGTAAAAAAAGGAGAAATGCCAGCTGAAAGTGCTGTTAACAATTTAGAATTGAAACCTATACCTGAAGAACTATGTTGTCTCAATAATTTAGAGCAACATTTGATAGCTTTGCATATCCCATTCATGAAAATGTTAGCTTTACCAAAAGGTGGGCAAAATGGAGTGCACGGTCCTATTAGTTGTGTCGCAGCTAatattaaacaaacaacaaatgtttTGCCTAGAACAGAAAATGAAGGGTCTTTAATATGTGTAAAGTTAAAGCGGAAGTTGACATATAAAGGTCATTATAAGTATCAGTATGTGGACACAACGAATATTAAAGAGGCACtgtgttgcttaaaaaaaatcaacaaatactATTCAGATATTGTTTTTAATGATAATTGGTTAAATGAGTTTATTAGACAAGATGATGATGACAATACAAACAACATGGAGGAGACTGAACTGGAAAACATAAATGTTGATGAGGAGTTACACGATAGGCAACAGCACTGTGTGTTTATGGACACGTGTCTGCAACCTGTAGATATTGGGCAAGAAGTACTTGATCAGTATTTTGATGGTATCTTGAGCCTGGCTCCTGCTGAAGGGAATAATCCAGTGAAAATGCTTGCAGATGAGACAAATGAAGCTAAAtgttttcctgttttgtttcctAATGGTACTTCAACTTATTGTGATAAAAGAGGACAGAAAATAACATTGTCTCGATATTTTAATAATCGAATTTTGCATGCAGATGGTAGATTTGCACaaaatattgaatacattttttatgcacAGTATCTATCAGAAATACAACAGGTACTGTCTAATGTATCTATTGCTTTAAGAAAAGGCCATGGATGTAGTAAGTCCATACCAAGTGAAATGTTTAAAGATACTGAGTCCTTGAGACAAGTGCTTAATTTTGATGAAGGCTATAGATTTTTGAAGCCCATCCGTGGCACTCCGGCATTTTGGCAAGGTGTGCAAAAAGATTTGTTTGCCATGGTCAGGCAATTGGGCATTCCCACCTGGTTTTGCTCATTCTCATCTGCTGATATGAGATGGACAAATCTAATGTCAAGTATTTTAAAACACGAAGGCAGAAAAAAATCATTAGAACAATTAGAATGGGATGAAAAATGCGAACTTTTGCGCCGTAATCCTGTAACAGCAGCACGCATGTTTGATTTTAGGTGGCATTGTTTTTTAAAAGAGGTGCTTATGTCTCCTGTTCAGCCCATAGGGGAATTTGTGGACTACTTTTATAGGGTGGAATTTCAGCAACGTGGTTCTCCCCATGTCCACTGTTTGTTCTGGATAAAAAATGCTCCACAAATAGATAAGAATTCTGATGAAGAAGTTGTCAAATTTATAGATAAATATGTTACATGTGAGGTGCCCTGTGAAGATGAAGAATTGCAGAGCGTTGTTACATCCATGGAGTGTCACAGTAAACGTCATTCCAAAAcgtgtaaaaagaaaaacacagtttgTCGTTTTAATTTTCCCAAACCACCATctatgaaaacatttatttgtcgcAGAAAATTAGAAGATGAGAAAAACTTGCCCAACAAAGGTGATAGTCAAAGTGAAAGTATAAgtacaaatgtaaatgataacacaCAGGTAGAATATGCTCGAAACATAATGACTGCAGTTAAGAAAGCTGTTTCAGAAGAGCAGTTCAGTTCTTTAGAAACTTTGTTTCATAGTGTTGGAATAAATCAGGAATTATTTGAAATGgcatataaatgcattaataacagcACACACATCGTCTTGAAACGACAATTGCATGAAGTATGGGTAAATCAGTATAACAAATTTAGCCTTAAGTGTTGGAATGCTAATATGGATATTCAGTATGTAACAGATGCTTATGCTTGCAtagtttatataatttcatatatttcaaaGTCAGAACGTGAAATGGGTTTATTGTTAGCTAATGCTCAGCGAGAATCAGCAACTCAGGGTAATTTAGACGCAAGACAAGCTTTGAGGAAACTAGGAAGTGTGTACTTACATAATCGTGAAGTTAGTGCACAAGAAGCAGTTTATAGGTtaacaaacatgcatttaaaagagTGTTCGAGACATGTCCAGTTCATTCCTACAGGTGAAGATACTGTACGAATGAGTTTGCCTCTGAGTGTAATACAAAACAAGTTGCAATCTCAGAATCTGGAAAGTGAAGAGATGTGGATGACAAGTTTTGTTGATCGCTATAAACATAGGCCAAATCAAAGCATTTTTGAAGATATGTGTTTGGCCACATTTGCGTCTGAATATCGCGTTGTATACAAAGGTCAATCTTGCGCTAATAAAATTAGGTTGGAAAAGAATTTTGGTTTTATAGTAAAAAGAACTCGTACTCAGCCTGCTGTTGTGCGTTTTGCTCGATTTTCAataacaaagaatcctgaaaaattttaTCTCAGTGTATTACAATTGTTTCTTCCTTATCGTATAGATAATCAGTTAAAACCAGACCAGTATTGTAATTATGAACAATTTTATAAAGAAGGGAATGTTCGTTTTAGTGATGGGTCTGTTCACCTGGTTAAAAATATAGTGGACACAAATAGAGCACTTTTTGAAAAGGATGCAGATGTCTTAGATAATGCACAAACTGCTGTTGATAATGAAGGAATATTAGAAGATGCATGGTGTTCACTTTGTCCTGAACAGCAATTAGAACGTATGGAATGTATACAGCTTAGACGTGATACTGACCAGCAAGGTGAAGAATATGAAAGTTGTATACCAGATTTAGTAAATGATGATGGGCCTGTGTCTCAAATTGAGAAAAAGGACTATAGTCTGAGTCGCTCAGATGGGTTGAGCTTAATTCGCTCTTTAAACAAAACCCAGATATCTGTTTTCTATAAAATTAGACAATGGTGTTTAAGTAAAACCAGAGGTGAAAACCCTAAaccttttcatgttttcattacCGGTGGAGCAGGAACTGGCAAAAGCCATTTAATTAAAGCAATACAATATGAAGCGACAAGATTATTGTCTCAAATTACTTTGTACCCAGATGACGTGTCTGTTGTATTAACAGCTCCAACTGGAATTGCTGCTTTCCAGTTAATGGCTTCTACTATACATCATACGTTTTCCATTGGCACAGATGTGAAGTTGCCATACACTCCTTTGGGAGAAGAGAAATTTAATTCTTTGCGAGCAAAATTCCATGGACTTCAGATTTTAATTATAGATGAGATCTCAATGGTAGATCATAAACTGTTGTCATACATTCATGGAAGATTACGTCAAATTAAACAAACTGGAGACTTCTCTCCCTTTGGCAATGTTTGTGTTATAGCAGTTGGGGATTTTTTCCAATTGCCACCCGTTAAGGGTAAACCATTATATACGGAAGTGCCAGGACTCGGACTGTGGTCTAATTGTTTTACTGTTGTTGAGTTAACCCAAGTAGTAAGGCAAAAAGACAGCAAATTTGCTGAATTATTAAACCGTTTAAGGAAACGAAGTAAAAAGTCTCCACTGAGCAATGAAGATTTGGAGATGTTAAGAAAATGTGACACAGGTGAGGATGATTTTACTCCTTTACACATTTTTGCTACAAACGATGAAGTACATGAGCACAACCTAAAGCAGTTAATTAATATCTGCTCAGAGGTTGAAACCATAGAGGCTGAAGATTTTGCCCGTAGTAAGAAGACTGGCAAAGTAGAGTTAATTGCTGGTCATCATATAAAGGTTTACAATACGTGCTTGCCAGCAAACCTGCTTTTAGGCATACATGCACGTGTCATGTTGATTAAAAATATTGATGTAAATGATGGCTTAGTTAATGGCGTTTGTGGCACAGTAACACACATTGTGCgtactaataaaaataagttaCCCGAAACTGTGTACATCCATTTTGATGATAGTCATGTGGGATTTAAAAGACGTAAAAAATGTTTGGCTGAGCCAGCAAAATCCTTTAACTCAACTCCTATTCATGTAGAAGAGGAAAATGCATGCAGGAACGGCGGTATTCGGCGACAGTTTCCTTTGAAATTGGCTAGGGCATGCACAGTCCATAAAGTACAGGGTTTAACTGTGGATTGTGCTGTTGTTagcttaaaaaaagtttttgcagcTGGCCAGGCTTATGTAGCACTGAGTCGAGTAAGAAATTTGTCTGGCTTGACTATTAAAGACTTtaatgaaaaaagtatttattgtaaTGAGAAAATTTTTGAAGCTGTACAAGAAATGCCATGTTTTGACATACATAATGAGTTATATTTGACAGCACAACACAGCTCTTTTTCACTGTTTATGTTGAATGTACAGAGTTTGAGCTGTCTTAAACAAGATCTGAATGTTTGTGTTCAACAGTTAAGACCATCATGTATTGCTTTAACTGAAACATGGCTGCCTGAATCCTATCCTGAAAATGTGCAATTGGAAAACTACACATTTGTGGGTCtttctcgttgtgcagcataCACAAGCAATTGTCCCCCGTTCAAGGATTTGAAAGCACAACAACATGGTGGAGTTGGACTATATATAGCATACGGTGTAGCAAATACTACTGTAACATTTCCAAATCTTAATTTGGAATGCTTGTTAACACACTTCACTGAAAAGGACATATTGGTTGGTGTTATTTACAGGCCTTCAACATACCCtttgtctgtttttaaacaaaacatagaCAAGTTGATTAATTTGGTATCAACAATTTGCAATAAAGTTGTGCTTGTAGGTGATTTTAATAATGATGCATTAAAGTCCCAATCCCTCTGCACTTTCATGGCAAACAAGGGATATATTCAACATGTTAAAGAACCAACAACTGAGAAAGGAACCTTAATTGACCACGTGTATGtaaaaaacattgacattttttcAATTAACACAAGTGTTGTGCCTGTTTACTTTAGCACACATGAAGGTGTTTTTTGTTCCTTTGAAGACACTTAA